One Trichormus variabilis 0441 genomic window, AAGCTACAAGCTATTTCCCAAAATGGACTTACCTATTCAGAAAATCCATTTGATATCGAACGCTATAAACAGTTGCGGGCGATCGCCTCAGAAATTATGGCGACTTACTCAAATGTCGAAGATAGTTATGTTTTAGATTTATTTGCCCGTGAACTAGGTTACGCTACCCCTAAGGTTGATGTACGGGGTGCAGTCTTTCGGGATAACTCTATCTTGTTGGTCAAGGAACGCGCCGATGGTCTTTGGACTTTACCAGGGGGATGGGCTGATGTTGGTGAGTCACCTAGTGAGGTCGTTGTTAAAGAAGTCTTTGAAGAATCTGGCTATCAAACACGCGCCACTAAAGTACTAGCAGTTTACGACCGAGATAAACAAGGACACCCGCCGTTTCCCTTTTATATCTATAAGCTGTTTTTTCTGTGCGAACTTGTAGGTGGTTCTCCCACATCCAGTATTGAAACTGAAGAAGTTGGTTTCTTTGCTGAAGATGCTTTGCCCGATCTCTCTTTAGGACGCATCACACCAACCCAAATT contains:
- a CDS encoding NUDIX hydrolase, which encodes MQPKWLEWTQKLQAISQNGLTYSENPFDIERYKQLRAIASEIMATYSNVEDSYVLDLFARELGYATPKVDVRGAVFRDNSILLVKERADGLWTLPGGWADVGESPSEVVVKEVFEESGYQTRATKVLAVYDRDKQGHPPFPFYIYKLFFLCELVGGSPTSSIETEEVGFFAEDALPDLSLGRITPTQIQRIFQHYRQPDLPTDFD